A section of the Humulus lupulus chromosome 2, drHumLupu1.1, whole genome shotgun sequence genome encodes:
- the LOC133817948 gene encoding uncharacterized protein LOC133817948 — protein sequence MGSCVSTPSKKIRSRRKRRHHLNKRHHGKISSAVSDISSKKKTNNDNVTDYAVREFVRMDFDNGETTTCRRSEVANATFHLTQLQWHRSQCDPNVMSHEEAWFDSVSILDSDSDDEFSSVHGDGFPLVGNAMGNIPTGQVLQYERSACFVDNKCKYEEFQSFVKVDGGKADEVCSKRKKILDHALGSFKGFKDDKRDSDEKIRENRKSGLKHLLPAVSFNDKLLHQSSMCPQSQKRPSAVFRLSFKRRSCEREETIEHCQSKRYLYHPRAGHIIPCCTGDKPTSGCWTEIPPSSFKLRGENFFKDKKKSPASNHCPYTPIGVDLFVCPKKINHIAQHIELPNVKADGKVPPLLIVNIQLPTYPAAMFLGDSDGEGVSLVLYFKVSDTFEKDVSPQCQDNIKKLIEDEMEKVKGFAKDSTVPFRERLKIMAGVVNPEDLQLSSTEKKLMNAYNEKPVLSRPQHNFFKGSNYFEIDLDIHRFSYIARKGLESFRERLKNGILDLGLTIQAQKPEELPEKVLCCVRLSKIDFVDQGQIPTLVTLDDE from the exons ATGGGCAGCTGCGTGTCAACACCGTCAAAGAAAATCAGATCAAGAAGAAAGCGCCGTCATCATCTGAATAAACGCCACCACGGAAAGATCAGCAGTGCTGTCTCAGATATCTCTTCCAAGAAAAAGACTAATAATGATAATGTAACAGACTACGCTGTTCGTGAGTTTGTTAGAATGGACTTTGACAATGGCGAGACAACCACTTGCAGAAGATCTGAGGTTGCAAATGCCACTTTCCATCTTACCCAGTTGCAATGGCACCGCAGTCAGTGTGACCCTAATG TCATGTCCCATGAGGAAGCTTGGTTTGACTCGGTCAGTATTTtggactctgattcagatgatgaGTTTAGCAGTGTACATGGAG ATGGTTTTCCATTAGTAGGCAATGCTATGGGGAACATCCCAACAGGCCAAGTCCTTCAGTATGAAAGATCAGCTTGCTTTGTTGACAACAAGTGCAAGTATGAAGAATTTCAGAGCTTTGTGAAAGTAGATGGAG GAAAGGCTGATGAAGTATGTAGCAAGAGGAAGAAGATACTAGACCATGCTCTTGGAAGTTTTAAAGGTTTCAAAGACGATAAGCGTGACTCTGATGAGAAAATTCGGGAGAATAGGAAATCTGGTTTGAAGCACTTATTACCTGCTGTAAGCTTCAATGACAAACTTCTACATCAATCAAGTATGTGTCCTCAGTCTCAAAAAAGACCTTCAGCAGTTTTCAGGCTTTCTTTCAAAAGGAGATCCTGTGAAAGAGAAGAGACCATTGAACATT GCCAATCAAAAAGGTACTTGTATCATCCTAGAGCAGGACATATTATCCCATGCTGTACAGGAGACAAGCCTACTTCAGGATGTTGGACAGAGATTCCACCTTCATCCTTTAAACTCCGAGGCGAAAACTTTTTTAA AGATAAGAAGAAATCACCTGCCTCAAATCATTGTCCATATACTCCAATCGGTGTTGATTTATTTGTCTGTCCTAAGAAGATTAACCATATTGCTCAACACATTGAGCTCCCAAATGTAAAAGCAGATGGAAAAGTACCTCCACTCCTCATTGTGAATATCcag TTGCCCACTTATCCTGCTGCAATGTTTCTTGGGGATAGTGATGGAGAGGGGGTGAGCCTTGTACTATATTTTAAAGTGTCAGACACTTTTGAGAAAGACGTCTCACCCCAATGTCAAGATAACATTAAG AAACTGATTGAAGATGAGATGGAAAAGGTCAAAGGATTTGCAAAAGACTCCACTGTTCCATTTAGAGAAAGGCTAAAGATCATGGCTGGGGTGGTTAATCCTGAGGATCTCCAGTTGAGTTCTACTGAAAAGAAGCTTATGAACGCTTACAATGAAAAACCAGTCCTCTCACGCCCTCAGCACAACTTTTTCAAG GGTTCTAATTACTTTGAGATTGATCTGGACATTCACCGTTTCAGCTACATTGCAAGGAAGGGACTTGAATCTTTCAGAGAACGTTTGAAAAATGGAATACTGGATTTGGGTTTAACTATTCAG GCACAGAAACCGGAAGAGCTGCCTGAGAAAGTGCTGTGTTGTGTGAGATTGAGCAAGATTGACTTTGTAGATCAAGGCCAAATACCAACTCTAGTGACCCTTGATGATGAATGA
- the LOC133814354 gene encoding uncharacterized protein LOC133814354: MSWIIHSVSPDIKSSIMFLNSAAAMWVELNNRFNQGNGPRLFELRQTLIRLHQGDDSVSFYFTKLKAIWDEINEICPRTPCTCAAAADNLDSHNQEQLLQFLTGLNESYHAVRAQVLLIDPLPSLSKVFSMIILEERQRNLGPSTNPNIIATSTSNHIPVQYSPTNQNPNPPPPNHLPPRAKKLRPTCTHCQKLGHLKEKCYFLHGFPPGYGSQRKPAPSPQLHHSQNTHHPTDLLFTKLLPPTRMPMSPPLMPPFKD; this comes from the coding sequence ATGTCTTGGATCATTCATTCGGTCTCACCAGATATCAAGAGTAGTATTATGTTCTTGAACTCTGCTGCTGCTATGTGGGTCGAACTAAACAATCGATTTAATCAAGGAAATGGGCCACGCCTTTTTGAGCTTCGACAAACACTCATTCGTCTCCATCAAGGTGATGATTCAGTCAGCTTCTATTTCACCAAACTGAAGGCTATATGGGATGAAATAAACGAAATATGTCCAAGAACTCCTTGCACATGTGCTGCTGCTGCAGATAATCTTGATTCTCACAATCAAGAACAGCTTTTACAATTTCTTACTGGTCTTAATGAATCATATCATGCTGTTAGGGCTCAAGTTTTGTTGATTGACCCATTACCTTCCTTGTCCAAAGTTTTTTCTATGATTATCTTAGAGGAAAGACAAAGGAATCTTGGTCCTTCTACAAATCCAAATATTATTGCTACCTCTACCTCAAATCACATACCAGTTCAGTATTCCCCAACAAACCAGAATCCTAATCCCCCTCCCCCAAACCACCTTCCACCCCGTGCTAAGAAACTTCGCCCCACCTGTACCCATTGCCAAAAACTAGGTCATCTTAAAGAGAAATGCTATTTTCTTCATGGCTTTCCACCTGGTTATGGTTCTCAAAGGAAACCAGCCCCTTCTCCACAACTTCATCATTCTCAAAATACCCATCATCCCACAGACCTTCTGTTCACCAAGCTTCTGCCTCCCACACGAATGCCAATGTCCCCCCCTCTAATGCCTCCATTCAAGGATTAA